The proteins below are encoded in one region of Ostrea edulis chromosome 3, xbOstEdul1.1, whole genome shotgun sequence:
- the LOC130052864 gene encoding uncharacterized protein LOC130052864 yields the protein MKTITPLTALLKSFFFTNSWIREDDEDLKRQITSVLEGCGWEADKNVIITCFSFASHSFTNWRNQVRQKLVTQDKRVEMMPINNLQRYLFSALWVSPSESDVKINFRVTLALRAFADGHRLFKNPTTAIDFWRAFRRNIDTMMKQTPDRWVALEQRMKKKVEPYNKED from the exons ATGAAAACTATT acACCTTTAACAGCTCTTCTGAAAAGCTTCTTCTTCACAAACTCATGGATTAGAGAAGATGACGAGGATTTAAAg AGACAAATTACATCAGTTCTGGAGGGGTGTGGATGGGAGGCAGACAAAAATGTCATCATCACATGTTTCTCATTTGCCTCCCATTCTTTCACCAACTGGAGGAACCAGGTTCGTCAAAAG CTAGTGACTCAAGATAAGCGGGTCGAGATGATGCCCATCAACAATCTTCAAAGGTACCTTTTCTCTGCCTTATGGGTGTCGCCATCTGAATCGGATGTGAAGATTAATTTCAGGGTGACCCTTGCACTG AGGGCTTTCGCAGATGGGCACAGGTTGTTCAAGAACCCAACCACAGCCATAGACTTCTGGCGTGCGTTTAGAAGGAACATTGACACAATG ATGAAACAGACACCAGATAGATGGGTTGCCCTTGAACAGAGAATGAAAAAGAAAGTTGAACCTTACAATAAAGAAGATTAA
- the LOC125677393 gene encoding perlucin-like protein has product MVVRLLVFFGLVVAAFGGLCRNPWVNSGASCYLFVTHMKESWAESVSMCTELGGYLVEIQSQQENNFLIDYATNHLHIHAGGPAGNGSFWIGGTDMLVEGNWFWLSTNQKFTFTDWYATSHEPNGGINENCAHLGSHLHFHWNDAECHTLYNFICETESLGGGPDVVG; this is encoded by the exons ATGGTGGTTCGTCTTTTAGTATTTTTCG GCCTTGTGGTCGCTGCATTTGGAGGATTGTGTAGGAATCCCTGGGTCAACTCTGGTGCCTCCTGTTACCTGTTCGTCACTCACATGAAGGAAAGCTGGGCTGAATCTGTG TCAATGTGTACTGAACTTGGAGGATATCTTGTGGAGATCCAATCACAGCAGGAGAACAATTTCCTCATAGATTACGCCACCAATCATCTACACA TTCACGCAGGCGGTCCTGCAGGAAATGGCAGCTTTTGGATAGGGGGAACTGACATGTTGGTTGAGGGTAATTGGTTCTGGCTTTCAACAAACCAAAAATTTACCTTCACTGACTGGTATGCTACTTCACACGAACCCAATGGAGGGATAAATGAAAATTGTGCTCATCTTGGATCGCATCTACATTTCCACTGGAACGACGCTGAATGTCACACACTGTACAATTTCATCTGTGAGACCGA ATCTCTTGGCGGCGGTCCGGACGTCGTCGgataa